One genomic window of Muntiacus reevesi chromosome 4, mMunRee1.1, whole genome shotgun sequence includes the following:
- the LOC136166256 gene encoding serpin B8 isoform X1, which produces MDALCEANGTFAINLLKMLGEEDHLRNVFFSPLSLSSILTMVLMGAKGNTAAQMSQALCLNEGGDVHRGFQSLLKEVSTSGPQCLLRTANRLFGEKTCDFLPVSSAPTSMKKTLKIKQKLWKSRNKAFKESCQKFYQADLEELSFAEDTEESRKHINDWVMEKTEGKISEILGAGTVGPLTKLVLVNAIYFKGKWNEQFDRKHTRGMLFKTNQEKKTVQMMFKQAKFKMGHVEEVPAQVLELPYVGAELSMLILLPDEDTDLAVVEKALTYEKFRTWTSPEKLTEEKVQVFLPRLKLEASYDLEAFLRSLGMTDAFEEAKADFSGMSAKKNVPMSKVAHKCFVEVNEEGTEAAGATAVVRNFRCCRMEPRFCADHPFLFFIRHRGTNSILFCGRVSSP; this is translated from the exons ATGGATGCTCTCTGTGAAGCAAATGGCACTTTTGCCATCAACTTATTAAAAATGTTGGGTGAAGAGGACCACTTGCGAAACGTGTTCTTCTCTCCACTGAGCCTCTCCTCCATCCTGACCATGGTCTTAATGGGGGCCAAGGGGAACACGGCGGCCCAGATGTCCCAG GCACTTTGTCTGAATGAAGGTGGAGACGTCCACCGAGGTTTCCAGTCACTCCTCAAGGAAGTCAGCACGTCCGGCCCGCAGTGCCTGCTCAGAACTGCCAACAGACTCTTTGGGGAAAAGACATGTGATTTCCTGCCAGTAAGTAGTGCTCCCACATCGAtgaaaaagacactgaaaataaaacagaaattatgGAAGAGCAGAAATAAA GCTTTTAAAGAATCCTGCCAGAAGTTCTATCAGGCTGACCTGGAGGAGCTGTCCTTTGCTGAAGACACTGAGGAAAGCAGGAAACACATAAATGACTGGGTGATGGAGAAGACGGAAG GTAAGATATCAGAGATACTGGGGGCTGGGACAGTCGGTCCTCTGACTAAGCTGGTCCTGGTGAATGCCATCTATTTCAAAGGCAAGTGGAATGAGCAGTTTGACAGAAAGCACACCAGGGGAATGCTCTTTAAGACTAATCAG GAGAAGAAGACAGTACAGATGATGTTCAAGCAAGCCAAGTTTAAAATGGGGCACGTGGAGGAGGTGCCTGCCCAGGTCCTGGAGCTGCCCTACGTGGGGGCCGAGCTGAGCATGCTCATCCTTCTGCCTGATGAGGACACGGATCTTGCTGTG GTGGAAAAAGCACTTACATATGAGAAGTTCAGAACCTGGACGAGTCCAGAAAAGCTGACTGAGGAGAAAGTTCAAGTTTTTCTTCCCAGATTAAAGCTGGAGGCAAGTTATGACTTGGAGGCTTTTCTTCGAAGTTTAGGAATGACTGATGCTTTCGAGGAAGCCAAGGCAGACTTTTCCGGAATGTCAGCTAAGAAGAATGTGCCCATGTCCAAGGTTGCACACAAGTGCTTCGTGGAGGTCAATGAGGAGGGCACAGAGGCAGCCGGGGCCACTGCCGTGGTCAGGAACTTCCGGTGCTGCAGAATGGAGCCGCGATTCTGTGCAGACCaccctttcctcttcttcatcAGGCACCGGGGAACCAACAGCATTTTGTTCTGTGGCAGGGTCTCTTCCCCGTAA
- the LOC136166256 gene encoding serpin B8 isoform X2, producing MDALCEANGTFAINLLKMLGEEDHLRNVFFSPLSLSSILTMVLMGAKGNTAAQMSQALCLNEGGDVHRGFQSLLKEVSTSGPQCLLRTANRLFGEKTCDFLPAFKESCQKFYQADLEELSFAEDTEESRKHINDWVMEKTEGKISEILGAGTVGPLTKLVLVNAIYFKGKWNEQFDRKHTRGMLFKTNQEKKTVQMMFKQAKFKMGHVEEVPAQVLELPYVGAELSMLILLPDEDTDLAVVEKALTYEKFRTWTSPEKLTEEKVQVFLPRLKLEASYDLEAFLRSLGMTDAFEEAKADFSGMSAKKNVPMSKVAHKCFVEVNEEGTEAAGATAVVRNFRCCRMEPRFCADHPFLFFIRHRGTNSILFCGRVSSP from the exons ATGGATGCTCTCTGTGAAGCAAATGGCACTTTTGCCATCAACTTATTAAAAATGTTGGGTGAAGAGGACCACTTGCGAAACGTGTTCTTCTCTCCACTGAGCCTCTCCTCCATCCTGACCATGGTCTTAATGGGGGCCAAGGGGAACACGGCGGCCCAGATGTCCCAG GCACTTTGTCTGAATGAAGGTGGAGACGTCCACCGAGGTTTCCAGTCACTCCTCAAGGAAGTCAGCACGTCCGGCCCGCAGTGCCTGCTCAGAACTGCCAACAGACTCTTTGGGGAAAAGACATGTGATTTCCTGCCA GCTTTTAAAGAATCCTGCCAGAAGTTCTATCAGGCTGACCTGGAGGAGCTGTCCTTTGCTGAAGACACTGAGGAAAGCAGGAAACACATAAATGACTGGGTGATGGAGAAGACGGAAG GTAAGATATCAGAGATACTGGGGGCTGGGACAGTCGGTCCTCTGACTAAGCTGGTCCTGGTGAATGCCATCTATTTCAAAGGCAAGTGGAATGAGCAGTTTGACAGAAAGCACACCAGGGGAATGCTCTTTAAGACTAATCAG GAGAAGAAGACAGTACAGATGATGTTCAAGCAAGCCAAGTTTAAAATGGGGCACGTGGAGGAGGTGCCTGCCCAGGTCCTGGAGCTGCCCTACGTGGGGGCCGAGCTGAGCATGCTCATCCTTCTGCCTGATGAGGACACGGATCTTGCTGTG GTGGAAAAAGCACTTACATATGAGAAGTTCAGAACCTGGACGAGTCCAGAAAAGCTGACTGAGGAGAAAGTTCAAGTTTTTCTTCCCAGATTAAAGCTGGAGGCAAGTTATGACTTGGAGGCTTTTCTTCGAAGTTTAGGAATGACTGATGCTTTCGAGGAAGCCAAGGCAGACTTTTCCGGAATGTCAGCTAAGAAGAATGTGCCCATGTCCAAGGTTGCACACAAGTGCTTCGTGGAGGTCAATGAGGAGGGCACAGAGGCAGCCGGGGCCACTGCCGTGGTCAGGAACTTCCGGTGCTGCAGAATGGAGCCGCGATTCTGTGCAGACCaccctttcctcttcttcatcAGGCACCGGGGAACCAACAGCATTTTGTTCTGTGGCAGGGTCTCTTCCCCGTAA
- the LOC136166256 gene encoding serpin B8 isoform X3: MDALCEANGTFAINLLKMLGEEDHLRNVFFSPLSLSSILTMVLMGAKGNTAAQMSQALCLNEGGDVHRGFQSLLKEVSTSGPQCLLRTANRLFGEKTCDFLPVSSAPTSMKKTLKIKQKLWKSRNKAFKESCQKFYQADLEELSFAEDTEESRKHINDWVMEKTEGKWNEQFDRKHTRGMLFKTNQEKKTVQMMFKQAKFKMGHVEEVPAQVLELPYVGAELSMLILLPDEDTDLAVVEKALTYEKFRTWTSPEKLTEEKVQVFLPRLKLEASYDLEAFLRSLGMTDAFEEAKADFSGMSAKKNVPMSKVAHKCFVEVNEEGTEAAGATAVVRNFRCCRMEPRFCADHPFLFFIRHRGTNSILFCGRVSSP; the protein is encoded by the exons ATGGATGCTCTCTGTGAAGCAAATGGCACTTTTGCCATCAACTTATTAAAAATGTTGGGTGAAGAGGACCACTTGCGAAACGTGTTCTTCTCTCCACTGAGCCTCTCCTCCATCCTGACCATGGTCTTAATGGGGGCCAAGGGGAACACGGCGGCCCAGATGTCCCAG GCACTTTGTCTGAATGAAGGTGGAGACGTCCACCGAGGTTTCCAGTCACTCCTCAAGGAAGTCAGCACGTCCGGCCCGCAGTGCCTGCTCAGAACTGCCAACAGACTCTTTGGGGAAAAGACATGTGATTTCCTGCCAGTAAGTAGTGCTCCCACATCGAtgaaaaagacactgaaaataaaacagaaattatgGAAGAGCAGAAATAAA GCTTTTAAAGAATCCTGCCAGAAGTTCTATCAGGCTGACCTGGAGGAGCTGTCCTTTGCTGAAGACACTGAGGAAAGCAGGAAACACATAAATGACTGGGTGATGGAGAAGACGGAAG GCAAGTGGAATGAGCAGTTTGACAGAAAGCACACCAGGGGAATGCTCTTTAAGACTAATCAG GAGAAGAAGACAGTACAGATGATGTTCAAGCAAGCCAAGTTTAAAATGGGGCACGTGGAGGAGGTGCCTGCCCAGGTCCTGGAGCTGCCCTACGTGGGGGCCGAGCTGAGCATGCTCATCCTTCTGCCTGATGAGGACACGGATCTTGCTGTG GTGGAAAAAGCACTTACATATGAGAAGTTCAGAACCTGGACGAGTCCAGAAAAGCTGACTGAGGAGAAAGTTCAAGTTTTTCTTCCCAGATTAAAGCTGGAGGCAAGTTATGACTTGGAGGCTTTTCTTCGAAGTTTAGGAATGACTGATGCTTTCGAGGAAGCCAAGGCAGACTTTTCCGGAATGTCAGCTAAGAAGAATGTGCCCATGTCCAAGGTTGCACACAAGTGCTTCGTGGAGGTCAATGAGGAGGGCACAGAGGCAGCCGGGGCCACTGCCGTGGTCAGGAACTTCCGGTGCTGCAGAATGGAGCCGCGATTCTGTGCAGACCaccctttcctcttcttcatcAGGCACCGGGGAACCAACAGCATTTTGTTCTGTGGCAGGGTCTCTTCCCCGTAA
- the LOC136166256 gene encoding serpin B8 isoform X4 — translation MDALCEANGTFAINLLKMLGEEDHLRNVFFSPLSLSSILTMVLMGAKGNTAAQMSQALCLNEGGDVHRGFQSLLKEVSTSGPQCLLRTANRLFGEKTCDFLPAFKESCQKFYQADLEELSFAEDTEESRKHINDWVMEKTEGKWNEQFDRKHTRGMLFKTNQEKKTVQMMFKQAKFKMGHVEEVPAQVLELPYVGAELSMLILLPDEDTDLAVVEKALTYEKFRTWTSPEKLTEEKVQVFLPRLKLEASYDLEAFLRSLGMTDAFEEAKADFSGMSAKKNVPMSKVAHKCFVEVNEEGTEAAGATAVVRNFRCCRMEPRFCADHPFLFFIRHRGTNSILFCGRVSSP, via the exons ATGGATGCTCTCTGTGAAGCAAATGGCACTTTTGCCATCAACTTATTAAAAATGTTGGGTGAAGAGGACCACTTGCGAAACGTGTTCTTCTCTCCACTGAGCCTCTCCTCCATCCTGACCATGGTCTTAATGGGGGCCAAGGGGAACACGGCGGCCCAGATGTCCCAG GCACTTTGTCTGAATGAAGGTGGAGACGTCCACCGAGGTTTCCAGTCACTCCTCAAGGAAGTCAGCACGTCCGGCCCGCAGTGCCTGCTCAGAACTGCCAACAGACTCTTTGGGGAAAAGACATGTGATTTCCTGCCA GCTTTTAAAGAATCCTGCCAGAAGTTCTATCAGGCTGACCTGGAGGAGCTGTCCTTTGCTGAAGACACTGAGGAAAGCAGGAAACACATAAATGACTGGGTGATGGAGAAGACGGAAG GCAAGTGGAATGAGCAGTTTGACAGAAAGCACACCAGGGGAATGCTCTTTAAGACTAATCAG GAGAAGAAGACAGTACAGATGATGTTCAAGCAAGCCAAGTTTAAAATGGGGCACGTGGAGGAGGTGCCTGCCCAGGTCCTGGAGCTGCCCTACGTGGGGGCCGAGCTGAGCATGCTCATCCTTCTGCCTGATGAGGACACGGATCTTGCTGTG GTGGAAAAAGCACTTACATATGAGAAGTTCAGAACCTGGACGAGTCCAGAAAAGCTGACTGAGGAGAAAGTTCAAGTTTTTCTTCCCAGATTAAAGCTGGAGGCAAGTTATGACTTGGAGGCTTTTCTTCGAAGTTTAGGAATGACTGATGCTTTCGAGGAAGCCAAGGCAGACTTTTCCGGAATGTCAGCTAAGAAGAATGTGCCCATGTCCAAGGTTGCACACAAGTGCTTCGTGGAGGTCAATGAGGAGGGCACAGAGGCAGCCGGGGCCACTGCCGTGGTCAGGAACTTCCGGTGCTGCAGAATGGAGCCGCGATTCTGTGCAGACCaccctttcctcttcttcatcAGGCACCGGGGAACCAACAGCATTTTGTTCTGTGGCAGGGTCTCTTCCCCGTAA
- the LOC136166256 gene encoding serpin B8 isoform X5, translated as MFEDRRWAEDGSQLPGTLYQKTSFREAFKESCQKFYQADLEELSFAEDTEESRKHINDWVMEKTEGKISEILGAGTVGPLTKLVLVNAIYFKGKWNEQFDRKHTRGMLFKTNQEKKTVQMMFKQAKFKMGHVEEVPAQVLELPYVGAELSMLILLPDEDTDLAVVEKALTYEKFRTWTSPEKLTEEKVQVFLPRLKLEASYDLEAFLRSLGMTDAFEEAKADFSGMSAKKNVPMSKVAHKCFVEVNEEGTEAAGATAVVRNFRCCRMEPRFCADHPFLFFIRHRGTNSILFCGRVSSP; from the exons ATGTTTGAGGACAGGAGATGGGCGGAGGATGGGAGCCAATTGCCAGGCACATTATATCAGAAAACAAGTTTTCGTGAG GCTTTTAAAGAATCCTGCCAGAAGTTCTATCAGGCTGACCTGGAGGAGCTGTCCTTTGCTGAAGACACTGAGGAAAGCAGGAAACACATAAATGACTGGGTGATGGAGAAGACGGAAG GTAAGATATCAGAGATACTGGGGGCTGGGACAGTCGGTCCTCTGACTAAGCTGGTCCTGGTGAATGCCATCTATTTCAAAGGCAAGTGGAATGAGCAGTTTGACAGAAAGCACACCAGGGGAATGCTCTTTAAGACTAATCAG GAGAAGAAGACAGTACAGATGATGTTCAAGCAAGCCAAGTTTAAAATGGGGCACGTGGAGGAGGTGCCTGCCCAGGTCCTGGAGCTGCCCTACGTGGGGGCCGAGCTGAGCATGCTCATCCTTCTGCCTGATGAGGACACGGATCTTGCTGTG GTGGAAAAAGCACTTACATATGAGAAGTTCAGAACCTGGACGAGTCCAGAAAAGCTGACTGAGGAGAAAGTTCAAGTTTTTCTTCCCAGATTAAAGCTGGAGGCAAGTTATGACTTGGAGGCTTTTCTTCGAAGTTTAGGAATGACTGATGCTTTCGAGGAAGCCAAGGCAGACTTTTCCGGAATGTCAGCTAAGAAGAATGTGCCCATGTCCAAGGTTGCACACAAGTGCTTCGTGGAGGTCAATGAGGAGGGCACAGAGGCAGCCGGGGCCACTGCCGTGGTCAGGAACTTCCGGTGCTGCAGAATGGAGCCGCGATTCTGTGCAGACCaccctttcctcttcttcatcAGGCACCGGGGAACCAACAGCATTTTGTTCTGTGGCAGGGTCTCTTCCCCGTAA